The Candidatus Bathyarchaeia archaeon genome includes the window AGTCGTCGGCACAGTCATCGGTCCTCTGATAGCAGCGCAGGCACCATCACTCCTAGATCTCGGAGGCTCGCTCCACGATCCCTTGTTGTTGACGGTCGGACTTATCACGGTTATCTATGGCTTCGGCTTTTTCCTCCTTGCTATTGCCACGCTTCGTTCAGCTATTATTCCGCCTACAGCCATTGTTCCACGCTTGTCTCTCTGGATGGTCATCCTCGCTGTCCCGCTCGCGCTCGGCTTCTTCGTCTTTTTTATCATTGGCAGTATTGCAGGTCTTATCTTCTCACTCGGTTTGATCGGGTGGGGGTACTGGCTGCAGCTTAACCGAATGTCAAAGCAAAGAGATCCTAGTGGATAGAGTGGTTGCTTCGCTGAGTTTCGGGCCCGACCAATAGAGTTCCAATATGCTGAGAAAGCAACTGCGGAAACTTTCAGCGGGCGCCTTCCAAATTCCTTGTCCATCAGGGACACACTGGGATCTAGACGTTACTGGTCTGCTGAAATCCTAGTTACACCCTGCTTAGCCCATAGAGAAAGGCCAAGTGCTTCAGGCCTCAAACTTCCAGCCTAGGCCTTCAGTTGCTCGGTGGAGAGCGTGCCCCACAGAAAAACACGAAACAAACAATACGACACGATGCAGGGCCCGAGTCTCCCGGGGCTCGGAAGCGTTCCAATTATCCCCCACACATTATCGATACTGTTTAGACTTTCTGGTCCGAGGACGTGGGTCTTTCCGTCTTTCAGCTTTATTCTAGGTTATGCGGTAGTTGGCGGAGGGCAACTATCTCAGATAGGTATCGGCATAGCAGTCGCATCTCTGGTGACGTGTGCAACCAATATCATAAACGCTTATGCAGATAGAAGGGAAGACGCAACAAATCAACCCCAACGCCTATTCTGGCTTGGTCAGATCGGCTCGAGACAAATCACTGCCTTTCTTGTAATACTCTATTCCAGCGCAGTCGCCCTTTCCGTTTACCTAGGGTCCCTTTTCACGCTGGTTCTAGGCGTCGGCATCCTAAACTCCATCTTCTATTCGTTGCCTCCTCTAAGATTCAAGGCAAAACCATTTGGTAGTCTCGCCTCTTTCTCCGGTGCCCTAGGTCTCCCATTTCTTGGAGGTCTCAGTGTTAGAGGGTCTCTTGATCTTCTCAACCCAATGCTTTGGCTCCTAACATGGTTCATGTTCACGTACGGGACAGTCAAGAATTTGCCGGATTATTTTGGTGACATGAAGGCGGGCATCAGGACCTCGGCCACCATCTTCAAGAACGTCAAGAAGGCTGTTCTTTTCAGCAGCATACTACTTTCCACACCATTTATCCTTCTCATGGCGCTCGAATCGGTAGGACTTCTGGCGCCGATCTACATTGTGGACCTTGTATTGGTCCCGCTGCTTGCTTTCGTCATCACCGAAATGCTGAGGGCCAAGGACACAGCCGGCCTTGAGAAGGCTCATACTCTTGGCTTCTTTTACGCGATATCCTTCGTGCTATTCACACTTGTCCTGACATCTCCCACCCTCCTATCGCTCGTGATGGTGCTTGTCGCATACGTCTGGACTCTGACGGTTGCCAAGGTCAGCGTCCACTCTCGGGTCGAGTCCAGAGACTGGGAGAAACAGAAGAGGAAAACCCATTGAAGAATGCTCTCGCCAACAAGGAGCTATCCTTCGACCTCCTCAAGGGCCTAGTCATCACCCCTATTACTACAGGTCTAAACTTTGCCCTTCTAGCACCACCCGGCGCAGGAAAGACCACCATCTGCCAGAGTCTGCTCAAAGAAGCGGTTGAAGCGGGTTTGAGGTGTCTCTACGTCATAACAAACAATCCCGTCTCACTGATCAAAGAACAGGTCCGTGCGATGGGACTGGCACCGGGAAGAGTGGACCAGATAATCTACGTCGATATGTACTCGTGGCTTCTAGGAGAACGCTCTCAGGAGAGATTCCAGATAGACAATGCATCAGATGTCGCATCAGTCAGCGTCGTATTGTCCAGTGCGGCTGAAGCAGCCGGAGATCGATCCTTTGTTCTCTTCGACTCGCTGTCAACTCTCCTCTCCTACAATTCGGAAGATCTCTCTATACGATTCATGAAGTCGCACTTAGCCCGCATGAAGAAACACGGGAACATAGGTGCTTACGCGATCGAACTTGGAATTCACAGCAACTCATTCTACAACGAAGTCCGCTCCAGCTTCGATGGGGTGATCGACTTGAAATTGGACGAGATGGATGGTGAGCTTCGGCGTTTCGTCAGAGTATACAGTTACAGAGGGGCGCACGAGACCAAGTGGTTCCGGCTTCTCATTGGACCCGATAGAGCGGTGAAAATCTACTGACGCAAGTGAAGATGTCGACAGGGGTCTGTCTCGCTTTCAATTTCAACAGACAGTCAGTGTTAACCTTATCGCAGATGAAAGGTACAATCCGCTTAAATGACGCTAAACGGAGGGCGTCATAAGGTGACGACAGTGGAGCCTACTGGCATCAAGGTTCTAGACGACCTCTTGTCCGGTGGTCTTCCAAGGCCTTCAGCTGTCGGCCTGATCGGGGCTGTAGGCAGCGGTAAGTCCTCGCTAGTCAGACAGCTCGCAGTCAACATGCTCGAAAAGGATTTTCGGGTACTTTACTATGCAATAGACGAGTCCGCTGAGGACGTTAGAGAAGGAGTCTCCTCCTATGGCATCAACGTCCCGAAGTACGAAGAAGAAGGGCGTCTGGCTTTCATCGATATCTTCGCTCTCGGTGTTGAACGCTTAGCAGAAGCGTATCCGGTTGAAGAACCAGAGAGAATTGTAGATAGCACTTTCAAGTTCTCAGACCTTGTCGCTCAAGGCAGAAGCTTCACACTCAAACATCTGGGAAAGAAACAGTTCGTTATCATGGATTCACTAACGCCCTTCTTCCTCATGGTGGAGGCAAAGAGAGTCTTCCAGTTCGGCCAAGTTCTGAAATATGCAACTCGCTTCGCAAAGGCCATCGGAGTCGCAACTCTTCACACCAAAGTTCTTGATGAATCAATCGAGAACGCCATGGTCAACTTCGCCGACGTCGTTCTAGAGCTTGAGCGAAGAAAGACGCCTGAAGGTATCAGCAGGGGAGGAACGCTAAGACTGGTAAAGCTGGGAAAGACGCAGATCCCGTCTAGAGGATACTATTACGAGATGACACCGCAAGGAATAGTCATCAGCACAGCTCCACCTATCTGATTTCAGCTCCAACTTCTCCGACAATAGAACTAACGAATTGGCGTTGGCTGCAGAACTTCTGAATCATAATCCAAAATTTCTTGTGAAGAGATTGCCGCGTTGTTAGATCTTGCCCCAGGCTTTAGGATATCCCTCGTCAAAGAGAAAGGTCCAACTAGCACTTGAGCCCCTTTCTCTAGAGATCAATTCGTTTGCGATGAATTTTGCCTGGAGAATCCGTCCTACCGCGCACTGCCCGAATAGCCCTCTCATCATTTCCAACACTCATGGTGTATGACTTCCATCAGGACGATCCGAAAAAGTGCACCGCCGCTAGACTCAGAAAATTTCGGTTGATAAAGAGCCTCCCGAACCTGCAACGAATCCCCTCCTCCGCCATCGTATTGAACCCAACGAGCAGCAAGACACTCTCGCTCGACGATAAAGAACCTGTCCAACGGAACGGGCTGGTCGCGCTGGATTGTTCTTGGAACTTGTCGGAAAACATCTTCGATCGAAACATTCCAGGTGATAATCGTAGACTTCCTATTCTTCTGGCTGGGAATCCTACAA containing:
- a CDS encoding UbiA family prenyltransferase — encoded protein: MPHRKTRNKQYDTMQGPSLPGLGSVPIIPHTLSILFRLSGPRTWVFPSFSFILGYAVVGGGQLSQIGIGIAVASLVTCATNIINAYADRREDATNQPQRLFWLGQIGSRQITAFLVILYSSAVALSVYLGSLFTLVLGVGILNSIFYSLPPLRFKAKPFGSLASFSGALGLPFLGGLSVRGSLDLLNPMLWLLTWFMFTYGTVKNLPDYFGDMKAGIRTSATIFKNVKKAVLFSSILLSTPFILLMALESVGLLAPIYIVDLVLVPLLAFVITEMLRAKDTAGLEKAHTLGFFYAISFVLFTLVLTSPTLLSLVMVLVAYVWTLTVAKVSVHSRVESRDWEKQKRKTH
- a CDS encoding RAD55 family ATPase; the protein is MKNALANKELSFDLLKGLVITPITTGLNFALLAPPGAGKTTICQSLLKEAVEAGLRCLYVITNNPVSLIKEQVRAMGLAPGRVDQIIYVDMYSWLLGERSQERFQIDNASDVASVSVVLSSAAEAAGDRSFVLFDSLSTLLSYNSEDLSIRFMKSHLARMKKHGNIGAYAIELGIHSNSFYNEVRSSFDGVIDLKLDEMDGELRRFVRVYSYRGAHETKWFRLLIGPDRAVKIY
- a CDS encoding RAD55 family ATPase; this translates as MEPTGIKVLDDLLSGGLPRPSAVGLIGAVGSGKSSLVRQLAVNMLEKDFRVLYYAIDESAEDVREGVSSYGINVPKYEEEGRLAFIDIFALGVERLAEAYPVEEPERIVDSTFKFSDLVAQGRSFTLKHLGKKQFVIMDSLTPFFLMVEAKRVFQFGQVLKYATRFAKAIGVATLHTKVLDESIENAMVNFADVVLELERRKTPEGISRGGTLRLVKLGKTQIPSRGYYYEMTPQGIVISTAPPI
- a CDS encoding DUF367 family protein, whose amino-acid sequence is MPGESVLPRTARIALSSFPTLMVYDFHQDDPKKCTAARLRKFRLIKSLPNLQRIPSSAIVLNPTSSKTLSLDDKEPVQRNGLVALDCSWNLSENIFDRNIPGDNRRLPILLAGNPTNYGIPGRLSTAEALAAALILTGYRKPAEAILSLFKWGETFLSLNQDPLESYAGAKTSEISVLEGEFFGSR